The Lentzea guizhouensis genome contains a region encoding:
- a CDS encoding ATP-binding cassette domain-containing protein, producing MTSLIEVENIGKTYGSVIALSEVSTVVNAGEVTCVLGDNGAGKSTLIKILAGVHQHDQGSFKVEGEEIRFSSPREALDRGIATVYQDLAVVPLMSVWRNFFLGSEPTTKLGFLDRRKGKEITKKALSDMGIDLRDVEQPVGTLSGGERQCVAIARAVHFGAKVLILDEPTAALGVKQAGVVLKYVAQARDRGLGVVLITHNPHHAYPVGNRFLLLKRGRALGSYEKSEIDINELTKQMAGGAELEALEHELRGVEA from the coding sequence ATGACGTCACTCATCGAGGTCGAGAACATCGGCAAGACCTACGGCAGCGTCATCGCGTTGAGCGAGGTGTCCACCGTGGTCAACGCGGGTGAGGTCACCTGCGTGCTCGGCGACAACGGCGCCGGCAAGTCGACGCTGATCAAGATCCTGGCCGGCGTGCACCAGCACGACCAGGGCTCGTTCAAGGTCGAGGGCGAGGAGATCCGCTTCTCCTCACCGCGCGAGGCGCTGGACCGCGGCATCGCGACCGTGTACCAGGACCTCGCGGTCGTGCCGCTGATGTCGGTGTGGCGCAACTTCTTCCTGGGTTCGGAGCCGACGACGAAGCTCGGCTTCCTGGACCGGCGCAAGGGCAAGGAGATCACCAAGAAGGCGTTGTCCGACATGGGCATCGACCTGCGGGACGTGGAGCAGCCGGTCGGCACGCTGTCCGGTGGTGAACGGCAGTGCGTCGCCATCGCCCGCGCGGTGCACTTCGGCGCCAAGGTGCTGATCCTCGACGAACCGACCGCGGCTCTCGGCGTGAAGCAGGCCGGTGTGGTGCTGAAGTACGTGGCCCAGGCGCGTGACCGCGGTCTCGGCGTCGTGCTGATCACCCACAACCCGCACCACGCCTACCCGGTCGGCAACCGGTTCCTGCTGCTCAAGCGCGGTCGTGCGCTGGGCAGCTACGAGAAGTCCGAGATCGACATCAACGAGCTGACGAAGCAGATGGCCGGCGGTGCCGAGCTCGAAGCACTGGAGCACGAGCTGCGAGGTGTCGAGGCGTGA